From Streptomyces zhihengii, the proteins below share one genomic window:
- a CDS encoding glycosyltransferase family 87 protein gives MPSAEETSVNEDRSPRRERPEVAPTLRDSVARAGSELIGGPAGRRMLPDGSRRLAPVAVVALTAIGLFALGMVQKLPCYNWAWFRGTSSQYTHACYSDIPHLYLGRGFSEGLIPYFDRLPGDMQYLEYPVLTGLFMQVAAWISDIGFWLGISDGDVMQQEQLYWLVNAGMLMACTAVIAVCTARTHRHRPWDGLLVALAPAFALTATINWDLFAVALTAAAMLMWSRGRVLAFGILIGLATAAKLYPVFLLAPLLPLCWRAGKWREFFTASLAAAGAWLVVNLPVMLLAPEGWKKFYTFSQERGIDFGSFWLVITQRTGEPIDVKTVNDTAILLVVAAFIGLCVLTLTAPRRPRFAQLAFLLVAVFILTNKVYSPQYVLWLIPLAALARPRWRDFLVWQACEVMYFLGIWMYLAYTTGEKHQGLPPEGYQLAIALHLLGTLYLCAVIVRDILKPERDGVRTDGSDDPSGGVLDGAGDAFVLGRAARSEQEPARAAEGPRVEWGGRPGPGTEKEPQATA, from the coding sequence ATGCCCAGCGCAGAAGAGACGAGCGTGAACGAGGACCGGTCCCCGCGGCGGGAGCGCCCCGAGGTGGCTCCCACCCTGCGGGACAGCGTCGCGAGGGCGGGCAGCGAGCTGATCGGCGGCCCGGCCGGCCGCAGAATGCTGCCCGACGGCAGCCGCAGGCTGGCCCCGGTGGCCGTGGTGGCGCTGACGGCCATCGGCCTGTTCGCCCTGGGCATGGTGCAGAAGCTGCCCTGCTACAACTGGGCCTGGTTCCGCGGCACCAGCTCGCAGTACACCCACGCCTGCTACTCGGACATCCCCCACCTCTACCTGGGGCGGGGCTTCTCCGAAGGGCTGATCCCGTACTTCGACCGGCTGCCCGGCGACATGCAGTACCTCGAATACCCCGTGCTGACCGGCCTGTTCATGCAGGTCGCCGCGTGGATCAGCGACATCGGCTTCTGGCTGGGCATCTCCGACGGCGACGTGATGCAGCAGGAGCAGCTCTACTGGCTGGTCAACGCCGGCATGCTGATGGCGTGCACGGCCGTCATCGCCGTCTGCACCGCCCGGACGCACCGCCACCGCCCGTGGGACGGACTGCTGGTGGCCCTGGCCCCGGCCTTCGCGCTCACCGCGACGATCAACTGGGACCTGTTCGCGGTGGCGCTGACGGCCGCGGCGATGCTGATGTGGTCCCGCGGGCGGGTGCTGGCGTTCGGCATCCTGATCGGTCTGGCGACGGCGGCCAAGCTGTACCCCGTCTTCCTGCTGGCCCCGCTGCTGCCGCTGTGCTGGCGGGCGGGGAAGTGGCGGGAGTTCTTCACGGCGTCCCTGGCGGCGGCCGGCGCCTGGCTGGTGGTCAACCTGCCCGTCATGCTCCTCGCGCCCGAGGGGTGGAAGAAGTTCTACACGTTCAGCCAGGAGCGGGGGATCGACTTCGGTTCCTTCTGGCTGGTCATCACCCAGCGCACCGGAGAGCCGATCGACGTCAAGACGGTGAACGACACGGCGATCCTGCTGGTGGTCGCCGCGTTCATCGGGCTGTGCGTGCTCACCCTCACCGCGCCCCGGCGGCCCCGGTTCGCCCAGCTCGCCTTCCTGCTGGTCGCCGTCTTCATCCTCACCAACAAGGTCTACTCGCCGCAGTACGTGCTGTGGCTGATCCCGCTCGCCGCGCTGGCACGGCCCCGCTGGCGGGACTTCCTGGTGTGGCAGGCCTGCGAGGTCATGTACTTCCTGGGGATCTGGATGTACCTCGCGTACACCACCGGTGAGAAGCACCAGGGGCTGCCGCCGGAGGGCTACCAGCTCGCGATCGCGCTCCACCTGCTCGGAACGCTCTACCTCTGCGCGGTGATCGTCAGGGACATCCTGAAGCCCGAGCGCGACGGTGTGCGGACGGACGGCTCCGACGACCCCTCGGGCGGGGTGCTCGACGGGGCCGGCGACGCGTTCGTCCTGGGCCGCGCGGCGCGGTCGGAGCAGGAGCCCGCACGGGCGGCGGAGGGGCCGCGGGTGGAGTGGGGCGGCCGTCCCGGCCCGGGCACGGAGAAGGAGCCCCAGGCGACCGCCTGA